The Chitinophaga flava genome has a segment encoding these proteins:
- a CDS encoding L-serine ammonia-lyase — MAHECISVFDIFKIGIGPSSSHTLGPWRAAQRFLRDLEADGKLAAVTGLQVLLYGSLAKTGHGHGTDIAVLLGLCGDDPVTFDVSKINSKIDDLRRTRKMMLAGKYEIDFDPVEDIEFLFEESLPFHPNALVFLVSFADGDQRAATYYSIGGGFVVQEGEIGGGTTSVDLPFPIDTARQLLQWCIKTGFSISELVMENELAWRPEAETRSGVLNIWRVMQECTYRGCHTTGELPGGLKVARRAAALNKKLLKGRTYTDYNSWIEAIRAGGAHFTYTLDWVSCFALAVNEENASFGRVVTAPTNGAAGVIPAVLQYFIAFCDGLQDDKIIQFLLTASEIGSIFKKRSTISAAMGGCQAEIGVSSAMAAAALTECLGGSQRQVLMAAEIAMEHHLGLTCDPIGGLVQIPCIERNTMGAIKAITASQLALQSNPELAKVSLDAVVKTMWETALDMNSKYKETSDGGLAVNIPISLSEC; from the coding sequence GTGGCACACGAATGTATTTCCGTATTTGACATTTTTAAGATTGGCATTGGTCCGTCCAGCTCTCATACTTTAGGCCCCTGGCGGGCCGCACAACGTTTCCTGCGTGATCTGGAAGCCGACGGCAAACTGGCTGCGGTTACCGGTTTACAGGTACTGTTATATGGCTCTCTCGCCAAAACAGGCCATGGTCACGGTACTGACATCGCCGTTCTGCTCGGGCTCTGTGGAGATGATCCTGTTACCTTCGATGTCAGCAAAATCAACAGCAAAATAGATGACCTGCGACGCACCCGTAAAATGATGCTGGCAGGGAAATATGAAATAGACTTCGATCCGGTGGAAGATATTGAATTCCTCTTTGAAGAATCTCTGCCTTTCCATCCCAATGCGCTGGTATTTCTTGTATCCTTCGCCGACGGCGACCAACGCGCTGCCACTTATTATTCCATCGGCGGCGGCTTTGTGGTGCAGGAAGGAGAGATCGGAGGTGGCACCACATCCGTAGATCTGCCTTTCCCGATCGATACTGCCCGTCAGTTGCTGCAATGGTGCATCAAAACCGGTTTCAGCATCTCTGAGCTCGTTATGGAAAATGAACTGGCTTGGAGGCCTGAGGCAGAAACCCGCAGTGGTGTGCTCAACATCTGGCGTGTAATGCAGGAATGTACCTATCGTGGATGTCATACTACCGGTGAACTGCCTGGTGGCCTGAAAGTGGCCCGCCGCGCCGCTGCACTCAATAAAAAACTGCTAAAAGGTCGCACTTATACCGACTATAACTCCTGGATAGAAGCAATCCGTGCCGGTGGAGCGCATTTCACCTACACACTCGACTGGGTAAGCTGTTTCGCTCTCGCTGTGAATGAAGAAAATGCTTCCTTCGGCCGTGTAGTAACAGCACCTACCAACGGTGCGGCAGGCGTTATACCCGCTGTACTGCAGTATTTTATCGCTTTCTGTGATGGACTGCAGGACGACAAAATCATCCAGTTTCTGCTCACGGCCTCCGAAATAGGCAGCATCTTCAAAAAACGTTCTACCATCTCTGCTGCAATGGGTGGATGTCAGGCTGAAATAGGTGTTTCCTCTGCCATGGCCGCTGCTGCCCTGACTGAATGCCTCGGTGGTTCCCAGCGCCAGGTACTTATGGCCGCAGAAATAGCCATGGAACATCACTTGGGCCTTACCTGCGATCCTATCGGTGGACTGGTGCAGATACCCTGCATCGAAAGAAACACCATGGGCGCCATCAAGGCCATCACGGCCTCCCAGCTGGCCCTGCAAAGCAATCCTGAGCTGGCAAAGGTTTCTCTCGACGCAGTCGTAAAAACCATGTGGGAAACTGCACTGGACATGAACTCCAAATACAAGGAGACCTCCGATGGTGGCCTCGCAGTAAACATTCCTATCAGTCTGAGTGAATGCTAA
- a CDS encoding FKBP-type peptidyl-prolyl cis-trans isomerase — MKLLLRIIIACLPVVLLFSCSKKTEDASMAPMAMVDATIQRYLFAHNEVAIRDSFGLYYRIITPGDSIHFVRDNSIVSVNYTNQLIDGTTVDASFDVTNFNNRTLKNHIPGWQLGLRKISKGGRIRMYIPPVLAFGSTGVPDIIPPNAILISDVELVDIK; from the coding sequence ATGAAGCTATTGCTCAGAATAATAATAGCCTGTTTGCCAGTAGTACTGCTTTTCTCCTGTTCCAAAAAAACAGAGGACGCAAGCATGGCTCCGATGGCAATGGTAGATGCCACTATACAACGTTATCTCTTTGCCCACAATGAGGTCGCCATCCGCGATTCCTTCGGCCTGTACTACAGGATCATAACACCCGGTGACAGTATCCATTTTGTCAGGGATAACTCCATTGTTTCTGTAAACTATACCAACCAACTTATTGATGGCACTACCGTAGATGCCTCTTTTGATGTAACCAACTTCAATAACCGGACATTGAAGAATCATATTCCCGGCTGGCAGCTGGGCCTGCGGAAAATATCCAAAGGAGGTAGAATAAGGATGTATATACCACCTGTCCTCGCTTTTGGCTCTACAGGAGTGCCAGACATCATACCTCCCAACGCTATCCTCATCTCGGATGTGGAACTGGTAGATATCAAGTAG
- a CDS encoding TolB-like translocation protein, which produces MRLLLCLLLLSTSVAAQQFGGNPPSLKWQQINTDTVRVIFPKGMNTQGERVVNIVTWLNKYTRSSIGNLERKVDIVLQNQTMQSNGYVQLGPFRSEFYLAPSPSSQDLGSLDWVEQLSLHEYRHVLQNMNFRQGVSKVFSYLGGQLGQAAATNVAVPNWFWEGDAVINETAFSSQGRGRLPAFFDGFRALSLAGKRYDYMKIRNGSYRDFIPDHYPLGYLLSTYGREHYGNDFWKGVTSDAVRYRGVFYPFSQSLKRRTGKNITAFYQAMLQEYQPQWNQYAARPDTTPAVPMTAASRTVTNYKYVYAAGNNEWIVLKDAFNKVPGIYRINSTGKEHLLVRPGIVYNDFFSYRNQRIVWAAARFDARWGWKDFSVIRVHDNANGTTKTISPRGKFFSPDISANGQQVVAVATTPGMQYSLQLINATTGTIEKVLPNPDNLYYTFPRFTADDKAVISAVRNGKGEMALVQQSLATGEITPLTPFSFIVLGIPAVQGDTVYFTASTKDVNNVYALTLADHKTYAITDRGNSALHMAPAPQQDSLVFSEFTAEGYRLYHAPLKTAPWKEIAVNEPQHSKWLQPPAEEGANILDKVPHDSLPVRKYALFTRPFNFHSWVPSFNDPNYSISLLGENILNTTNTSIGYSYNRNEGSSDLNASFTFAGWFPYLTTGIDYTIDRNALVPNMGRLYWNELTWHAGFSVPLNLSSGLYNRNIVFGSNYNILHRDPQGNFKFRNNNLQYLSNHIVFSNMRIKARQNIFSHFGQYIAIQYNHSLGDPFAEQFYGRLDQYLPGLWQNHNLVLQAAYQQRDQQFNYSFTDNFVYARGYNTPFYDRIYKLGANYHLPLAYPDWGFAQILYFNRIRGNLFYDYSIAHDFIAKKDNRYTSAGAELFLDTRIGNTLPFTCGVRFSHLFDKDPSDNAQNRVDFILPLQQLFNY; this is translated from the coding sequence ATGCGTCTACTTCTTTGCCTCCTCTTATTGTCAACTTCCGTAGCTGCACAGCAGTTCGGCGGGAACCCTCCCTCCCTGAAATGGCAACAGATCAATACAGATACCGTCCGCGTTATTTTTCCCAAGGGAATGAATACGCAGGGAGAACGTGTAGTCAATATCGTTACCTGGCTCAACAAATATACCCGCTCTTCTATCGGTAATCTGGAACGTAAGGTAGATATCGTATTGCAGAACCAGACGATGCAGTCCAACGGATATGTGCAGCTCGGCCCTTTCCGTTCTGAGTTTTATCTCGCCCCGTCACCGTCTTCACAAGACCTGGGCTCCCTTGACTGGGTAGAACAGCTGTCGCTCCACGAATACCGGCATGTTCTCCAAAACATGAACTTCCGGCAGGGCGTGTCTAAAGTGTTTTCTTATCTCGGAGGACAGCTCGGACAGGCTGCTGCTACCAATGTAGCCGTACCTAACTGGTTCTGGGAGGGAGATGCCGTCATCAACGAAACAGCTTTCAGTTCTCAGGGCCGGGGACGTCTACCTGCCTTCTTTGACGGATTCCGCGCATTGTCCCTTGCTGGTAAACGATACGACTATATGAAAATACGCAACGGTTCTTACCGCGATTTCATACCAGATCATTACCCGCTTGGCTATCTGCTTTCCACCTACGGTCGTGAACATTATGGCAACGACTTCTGGAAAGGTGTCACCAGCGATGCTGTACGTTACCGGGGAGTCTTTTATCCTTTCTCCCAAAGTCTGAAAAGAAGAACCGGCAAAAACATCACAGCCTTTTACCAGGCCATGCTGCAAGAATACCAGCCACAATGGAACCAGTACGCAGCCCGTCCCGACACCACGCCGGCCGTACCTATGACAGCCGCATCCCGCACCGTTACCAACTATAAATATGTATATGCCGCCGGTAACAACGAATGGATCGTGCTGAAAGACGCCTTTAACAAAGTGCCAGGTATCTACCGTATTAACAGCACAGGAAAAGAGCATTTGCTGGTAAGGCCTGGTATTGTATATAATGATTTTTTCAGCTATCGCAACCAGCGTATCGTATGGGCTGCTGCCCGGTTTGATGCCCGCTGGGGATGGAAAGACTTTTCTGTAATACGTGTGCATGATAACGCTAACGGTACTACGAAAACTATCTCTCCCCGTGGCAAATTCTTCTCTCCCGATATCAGCGCCAACGGACAGCAGGTAGTGGCTGTAGCTACCACACCCGGTATGCAGTACAGCTTGCAGCTGATCAATGCCACCACAGGCACTATAGAAAAAGTGTTGCCCAATCCTGATAATCTGTATTATACCTTCCCACGCTTTACTGCCGACGACAAAGCCGTGATCAGTGCGGTACGCAACGGAAAAGGGGAGATGGCCCTGGTACAGCAATCGCTAGCCACCGGAGAAATCACACCGCTTACGCCCTTCAGCTTTATAGTACTGGGCATACCGGCTGTACAGGGAGATACCGTCTACTTTACAGCTTCCACTAAAGATGTAAACAACGTATACGCCCTGACATTGGCAGACCATAAAACCTATGCCATTACAGACAGGGGTAACAGCGCTCTGCATATGGCACCCGCACCACAGCAGGATAGCCTCGTATTCAGTGAGTTTACCGCCGAAGGTTACCGCCTCTACCATGCTCCGCTGAAAACAGCCCCCTGGAAGGAGATAGCGGTCAACGAGCCACAGCATAGCAAATGGTTACAGCCGCCAGCAGAAGAAGGTGCCAATATCCTGGACAAAGTGCCACACGATTCGTTACCGGTCAGAAAATATGCGCTGTTTACAAGACCCTTTAACTTCCACAGCTGGGTACCTTCTTTTAATGATCCTAACTATAGCATTTCCCTGCTGGGTGAAAATATTCTCAATACTACTAATACTTCCATCGGTTATAGCTACAACCGTAACGAAGGAAGTTCTGACCTGAACGCCAGCTTTACCTTTGCTGGCTGGTTCCCATACCTGACTACCGGCATCGATTATACGATAGACCGCAACGCACTGGTGCCCAATATGGGCCGCCTCTATTGGAATGAACTCACCTGGCACGCAGGCTTCTCTGTTCCGCTCAACCTCTCGTCTGGTCTGTATAACCGTAATATTGTTTTCGGTAGCAACTACAATATCCTGCACCGAGATCCTCAGGGTAATTTTAAGTTCAGAAACAACAACCTGCAATACCTGAGCAACCACATTGTCTTCAGCAATATGCGGATAAAAGCCCGCCAGAATATCTTCAGCCATTTTGGCCAATACATCGCTATACAGTACAACCACTCCCTGGGCGATCCTTTTGCAGAGCAGTTCTATGGCCGGCTGGATCAGTATCTGCCAGGTTTATGGCAGAACCACAACCTGGTATTGCAGGCCGCCTATCAGCAACGTGATCAGCAGTTCAACTACAGCTTTACTGACAACTTCGTTTATGCGAGAGGGTACAATACCCCCTTCTACGACCGTATTTATAAGCTGGGAGCCAACTACCACCTGCCGCTAGCATACCCCGACTGGGGCTTTGCCCAGATCCTGTATTTCAACCGTATCCGGGGCAACCTCTTCTATGACTACAGCATAGCACACGATTTCATCGCGAAGAAAGACAACCGGTATACCTCCGCAGGTGCAGAGCTATTCCTCGATACCCGGATCGGTAATACCTTACCGTTTACCTGCGGGGTGCGCTTCAGCCACCTTTTTGACAAAGACCCGTCCGATAATGCGCAAAACAGGGTGGATTTTATATTGCCGCTGCAGCAGCTGTTTAATTATTAA
- a CDS encoding FKBP-type peptidyl-prolyl cis-trans isomerase codes for MKKVLLLVGACVALLTACSKKDNNTDTFDPIAQFDKDSVLIVNYLKANNITATHDPRSIFYKIIDSGVVASKPTVTSNVTVKYAGTFLDGKSFDSNDNISFDLNGVIYGWQVGIPLIGKGGRIQLFLPSYYAYGQYGRSGIPPNTVLVFDVTLKDFVKK; via the coding sequence ATGAAGAAAGTTTTATTACTGGTCGGAGCATGCGTCGCGCTGCTGACCGCCTGTTCCAAGAAAGACAACAATACCGACACATTCGATCCGATCGCTCAGTTTGATAAAGATAGTGTCCTGATTGTCAATTACCTGAAGGCCAACAATATTACTGCCACCCACGATCCGCGCAGTATCTTTTACAAAATCATCGACAGTGGTGTTGTGGCCAGCAAGCCTACCGTCACTAGTAATGTGACTGTAAAATACGCTGGTACCTTCCTGGATGGTAAATCTTTCGACAGCAATGATAATATCAGCTTCGACCTGAATGGTGTCATCTATGGCTGGCAGGTAGGTATACCATTGATCGGAAAAGGTGGCCGTATTCAGTTATTTCTCCCATCCTATTATGCCTACGGACAATATGGTAGATCTGGTATTCCACCCAATACAGTATTGGTGTTTGATGTGACATTGAAAGACTTTGTCAAAAAATAG